One Polyodon spathula isolate WHYD16114869_AA chromosome 46, ASM1765450v1, whole genome shotgun sequence genomic window carries:
- the LOC121306057 gene encoding ankyrin repeat domain-containing protein 54-like, with the protein MFQPRLRARVRRCLGNRRHVGSSAVWAPARSGGVAEPAWRTPGRSFAAVSTISFFKHAFLTAAAGFEMDGWVPEAPGAAGGSEEVDYEVQPEEERRGRPGAAGFRLPVLGEGARLGGCGSEADPALSFLRLLWDPNRAGAEPAAGNPSRAEPNRLGKIGVSRIKRRVRTHRAPGPTGKDVFVSSLVVSVERLLREDTDACSADDKGRTALHFASCNGNEQIVQLLLSHGADPNQRDGLGNTALHLAACTNHVPVITALLRGGARVDALDRAGRTPLHLAKSKLNILLGGQSQSLEELRSEVRQIIQMLREYLSRLGHSDERERLDQLSSRLHRTRTREQVDEVTDLLASFTSLSLQMHSLEER; encoded by the exons ATGTTCCAGCCGCGCCTGCGCGCTCGGGTCCGGCGTTGTCTAGGAAACCGACGCCATGTGGGCTCCAGCGCCGTGTGGGCTCCAGCGCGGAGTGGCGGAGTCGCGGAGCCGGCATGGCGGACACCGGGGCGCAGTTTCGCAGCGGTGTCGACCATCTCCTTCTTTAAACACGCCTTTCTGACGGCGGCGGCCGGGTTCGAGATGGACGGCTGGGTCCCGGAGGCACCGGGAGCGGCTGGCGGTTCGGAAGAAGTCGATTACGAGGTCCAGCCGGAGGAGGAGCGGCGAGGGCGGCCAGGGGCGGCCGGGTTCCGGTTACCGGTGCTCGGCGAGGGGGCGAGGCTGGGCGGCTGCGGTTCTGAAGCCGACCCGGCTCTGAGTTTCCTCCGCCTGCTGTGGGACCCGAACCGGGCCGGGGCCGAGCCAGCGGCGGGGAACCCGAGCCGAGCGGAACCGAACCGGCTGGGCAAGATCGGGGTGAGCCGAATCAAGAGGCGCGTCAGGACGCACCGAGCCCCGGGACCGACCGGGAAGGACGTGTTCG TCTCCTCTCTTGTTGTTTCAGTGGAGAGGTTGCTGAGGGAGGACACTGATGCCTGCTCCGCGGATGATAAGGGCCGCACAGCGCTCCACTTCGCCTCCTGCAACGGGAACGAGCAGATCG tCCAGTTGCTGCTCTCTCACGGCGCCGACCCAAACCAGCGCGATGGACTCggaaacacagcactgcacttaG CTGCCTGCACTAACCATGTCCCCGTGATCACAGCCCTGCTGAGAGGAG GTGCTCGCGTGGACGCCCTCGACCGGGCTGGAAGGACCCCTCTGCACCTGGCCAAGTCCAAACTGAACATCCTGCTGGGGGGCCAATCACAGAGCCTGGAGGAGCTGCGGAGCGAAGTGAGACAG atTATTCAGATGCTTCGTGAGTATCTGTCTCGGCTCGGTCActctgatgagagagagagactggatcAGCTGAGCAGCCGTCTGcacagaaccagaaccagagagCAG GTTGATGAGGTCACAGACCTGCTGGCCAGCTTCACTTCACTCAGCCTGCAGATGCACAGCCTGGAGGAgcggtag
- the LOC121306123 gene encoding LOW QUALITY PROTEIN: eukaryotic translation initiation factor 3 subunit L-like (The sequence of the model RefSeq protein was modified relative to this genomic sequence to represent the inferred CDS: inserted 2 bases in 1 codon), which yields MSFPAEEVEAEYDPYTYSQDYDLHTGDPKVDLAYERQYEQQTYHVIPEVIKNFLQYFHKTTSDLIDQKVYELQANRVSSESIEQKIYEIQDLYENSWNKLTERFFKTSPWPEAEAIASLVGNDAVFLILYKELYYRHIYAKVSGGPSIXRFESYYNVCVFSINADGPAPLELPNQWLWDIIDEFIYQFQSFSQYRCKIAKKSEEEIEFLRNNPKIWNVHSVLNVLHSLVDKSNINKQLEVYTSGGDPESVSGEYGRHSLYKMFGYFSLVGLLRLHSLLGDYYQAIKVLENIELNKKSMYSRVPECQITTYYYVGFAYLMMRRYQDSIRVFANILLYIQRTRNMFQRSTYKYEMINKQNEQMHGLLAIALTMYPMRIDESIHTQLREKYGDKMLRMQKGDPQVFEELFSFACPKFLSPVVPNYDTVHPNYHKEPFQQQLKVFTEEVEQQAQLSTIRSFLKLYTTMPVAKLAGFLDMSEQEFRIQLLVFKHKMKNLVWTSGVSALHGEFQSASEVDFYIDKDMIHIADTKVARRYGDFFIRQIHKFEELNRTLKKMATAGPAVAASTASTATPASRAT from the exons ATGTCCTTCCCCGCAGAAGAGGTCGAGGCGGAG TACGATCCGTACACCTACAGCCAGGACTATGACCTGCACACAG GTGACCCGAAGGTGGACCTGGCGTACGAGCGTCAGTATGAGCAGCAGACTTATCACGTGATCCCCGAGGTGATCAAGAACTTCCTGCAGTACTTCCACAAGACCACCTCTGACCTCATTGACCAGAAAGTGTACGAGCTGCAGGCGAACCGCGTCTCGAGCGAGAGCATCGAGCAGAAAATCTACGAGATCCAGGATCTGTacgagaacag ctggaATAAACTGACGGAGAGATTCTTCAAGACCTCCCCCTGGCCTGAAGCCGAAGCCATCGCCTCCCTCGTGGGAAACG ACGCTGTGTTCCTAATTCTGTACAAGGAGCTTTACTACAGACACATCTACGCCAAAGTCAGC GGAGGACCCTCTAT TAGATTCGAGTCCtattacaatgtgtgtgtgttttcaatta ACGCAGATGGTCCCGCCCCCCTGGAGCTCCCTAACCAATGGCTGTGGGATATCATCGATGAGTTCATTTACCAG ttccAGTCGTTCAGTCAGTACCGCTGTAAGATAGCGAAGAAGTCCGAGGAGGAGATCGAGTTCCTGCGGAACAATCCCAAGATCTGGAACGTGCACAGCGTTCTGAACGTGCTTCACTCACTGGTGGATAAGAGCAACATCAACAAGCAACTCGAGGTGTACACCAgcggag gagaTCCTGAGAGTGTCTCGGGGGAGTACGGACGGCACTCCCTGTATAAGATGTTTGGGTATTTCAGTCTGGTCGGTTTGCTGAGGCTGCACTCCCTGCTGGGAGATTACTACCAGGCCATCAAAGTGCTGGAGAACATCGAGCTGAACAAGAAG aGCATGTACTCGCGTGTCCCCGAGTGTCAGATCACCACCTATTACTACGTGGGCTTTGCTTACCTGATGATGCGCCGCTACCAGGACTCCATCCGCGTGTTCGCAAACATCCTGCTGTACATTCAGAGGACACGCAACATGTTCCAGAGGAGCACCTACAAATACGagatg ATTAACAAGCAGAACGAACAGATGCACGGCCTGCTGGCCATCGCCCTCACCATGTACCCGATGAGGATCGATGAGAGCATCCACACCCAGCTCCGAGAGAAGTACGGGGACAAGATGCTGAGGATGCAGAAAGG ggaTCCCCAGGTGTTCGAGGAGCTCTTCAGCTTCGCCTGTCCTAAGTTCCTGTCCCCCGTGGTGCCGAACTACGACACAGTGCACCCCAACTACCACAAGGAGCCTTTCCAGCAGCAACTCAAAGTGTTCACTGAGGAGGTGGAGCAGCAAGCACAACTCTCTACCATCCGCAG TTTTCTGAAGCTCTACACCACCATGCCGGTAGCGAAGCTCGCTGGATTCCTTGACATGTCGGAGCAGGAGTTCCGGATCCAGCTGCTCGTCTTCAAGCACAAGATGAAGAACCTGGTCTGGACCAGCGGCGTGTCGGCGCTGCACGGGGAGTTCCAGTCTGCCTCCGAGGTGGACTTCTACATTGACAAG GACATGATCCACATCGCTGACACCAAGGTAGCCCGAAGATACGGAGACTTCTTCATTCGCCAGATCCACAAATTCGAAGAG CTGAACCGAACCTTGAAGAAAATGGCTACTGCTGGTCCAGCCGTTGCCGCGTCAACCGCCTCCACTGCCACCCCCGCTTCCAGGGCTACTTGA